The window TCCAGAGGAGGGGATGAAGTCAGtgcattccagacatgagggaCAGTTTGTACAAAATCCTAGAGGCAAACAGTGGAGAACTTCATGCACAGGGAAACCTTAAATAGGACAACTTAGTTTCAATCAGTtctcagtcaacaagtatttattaagtacctaccataggcacagcactgtgctaggtactggggaATGAAATGATGATCAGGTAGTTTTCCCCTATAAGCTTCCAGGGACAAATGAGGCAGCTCCTTGCAGGGAGGGAGCTGTGAAGAGTCGGGGATAAGGGAGTATGAGATTGTGACCTCCTTCCTTTTGGGTCTCTAGAAGCTTGCAGGATAGGGAGGGGCCTGAACCTATCTGAGGCTAAAATTCTAGAAGAGTGGGATGGAGCTAGATTTGGAAGGGTTTAGAATAGATGGCAGCTGGGAAGGGGATTTTTGCTTCCTGTGACTGTGATCATTCTGGGATCCACAATTCTTTTACCTGtaagaaataaatagctgtctCATCCCTGACTCAGGTTGTACATCAAATAGCTAGACATAAGTCCCAACCTAAGCCCTCAGCAAATTTTCTCTAGTTTGCTGATGTGAGGAATAAAATGAGCTGCGGTGAGAAAGGGGAGCTTAATCTTTCTCTTTAAAGAGGCTCTGCTAGCATTGGGTCAGGTCCGGACTACGTAAAAGTAGTCCATGGGACCACTTAGATGGGACCTTTAGTGAGGGAGGTGATACATGCAAGGCCATTGCTCTTTGGGCCTAGTTTTGGCTATTTATTGTTAGACTTTGCTCATTTGATTAAGGGTCAGGTTTGGAAAAGTGTGTATGAGCACTGTCTGAGAACCGGATGACAAGTAATGGTAAAGATTCTTGGGACACCAAAGGGAAAAGCAAACCTTGGGACTGGGAAGGAGATAATTCTTGAAAAGGGCTCTAGGATAAaccctttctcccatttttttgaGGCTCAACCCTTTGAGTTTCTAAGGGTGGGTTAGTGGAATGGCCTCTGGAAATCCTAATTTTAAGTAATACATGTTTAAATTTTGGGCCAGggagtgttatttttttttttttaattgattaagtAGCTATAATGAGCTGTATTTGGCACAAGAAGGTGAAAGATGACATTCTCCCATCCTTTATAGAGCTTGCAGTTTAATAAgagtgagggaagggaaagactTGCACATCAATAGATCCCCTAGCATGCATATGTGGCTCAATCTTTGTGCATGAATAAAAATGATACAAGCTAGAATAAAATTACTTCTCTCTGGGCTTCCATCCACCAAATAATCCAGGACTCCAAAATCCAAATTCCCTCCCAGTTTGGGAGGTGGCTCCTTCCCCTTGAGGGAAGCATAGAGAGATATAACCCAAGGTTTCTGCCTAAGGACCACCCTCCTGTTAGCTCATCTACCTAATCCCAACACTCCTAGATCAATGCAAGTCCCCTTATCTGTGCAATGCAGGGCCCCTCTAGTAGAATTCAAGGTCCTTGAAGACAGAGGCTATTTCTATATCCCCCTAGCCCCTAACTCAGTGACACTAAGTAGGTGACTGGTAAATGTTTTTTTGAATTAAACGGAAATGAAATGTCTCGCAGTCCCTTTGAGAGATTATAGAACCAAAAAAGGTAATCAAGGGTGGTACGGATTGTGCAGATGATCTAGTGTAACCTAAGTGCTCCCATTCCATCCCCTTCCTCCAGCAggttattttttctatctcctccATTGAGGAGATCCTCTGGGATTTTGAATCCCAGGGATTCAACTGGGATTCCCCCTGGGAATCCACTGGGATTTTGAGGGGATTAGGAAAGGAAGTGGTTATTGTGGGAAGTGAGGGAACCACACTGACTCCATTTTGTGACTCAGTTCCTCTTCTATTCACTTATGAGTCTAGTCCAAATTCTGCTTTGTGAGAAAAGTTTATTCAAATGTGGAAATTGGAAGAAAACTTTATGTATTGTTTGGACCTTGACCTGGAAGCTGGACCACCTCTATCTGCTGCTTAGAGATCCTTAACTGAGAACTTTGGTTATGCTGACCAGAAGCTGGCTTAATATTAAGATTGATTCAAGGAACTTTCTCACACTTGTACATCTCAAGCATCTCTTGTgccttatctgaaaactggctcCATACTGATCAATTCGTCAttgtttccatatttctttgattatttatagATACTTGGGTGAGGGGAGCGAGActtctctttctctgaaaactCCATCTGTTTACTCTCCTCTTTCCAACttggaaagtccctaatctttcctccaattagaaaccagcttatttaatattatattggtttttttggtaaggcaattagggttaagggacttgcccaggaccacacagctagaaagtcttaagtgtctgggactgcatttgaatttaggtcctcctgactccagggccagtgctctagaCACTACACCATGTAGTGGCCTctgtattgtttccttttaatgaatgccttatttgattaattgctttgaatgtataaaaatctgtctctccctatctccAGGCTCCAGTTTTCAAAGCCAAGGAAGGCTACTGGTCTTGATTTGTCAGTCAATGGGCATTCATTGCTTAAATTGTGGTAGTTGGCAGATGGCAGCTTTGGTTCACGTCATCTTTCaccgcctccccccccccccctctgaTTTCCGATGCTATTCAGTTATCTTCtttatgctaatgattctcagatcCACTTATTGAACCTTAACTTTTATCCTGTCACCAGATTCACATCTCCAACTACTTGTTGGATATCTTGAACTAGATGTCTCCTAGATATCTTGAATTCGATATCAGTTGATTATCATTCTCCCCAAGCCTGCCATCCTTCTGCTCACCCATGCTTATATCATCTTTGATTCTTTACTCTCTCTGGCTCCCACtcctcatatccaatctgttaccaATTCCTGCCAATTTTGCTTTTATGGCATCTTTGGTATATGTAGGCATCTCTCAACTGCCACCATCTTGGTACAAGCTCTTATTACCCTCCTCTTGCAATTGTCTGAAAAATTGGTCTCCTTGTCTCAAATCTCTCCCGTCTCCCGTTCATTCTgcattcagctgtcaaagtgatcttcctagaGGTCAGGTCTGATTATAGAATCCTCATACTCACGAATCTCCAATGGCTCCTTCTCACCTTCAGAATCAAGTATAGCATCCTGTTTGGCCTTTAAAGTCCTTTATGACCTGGTCTTCTTACATTTGACTTATTCCCATGTAGTCTAAGATTATTGCTCCTACCTTCCTTGTTGCTCCTGGAGAAAGACATTTCATTTCATCTCCTAACTCTGGGAATTGTGACTGATGGTCCTGCATGCCTGGAATTcgctccctcctcatctctgccacTGGGTTTTCCTGGATCCCTTCAAGTCCTGActgaatttcttccttcttcaagaaGGCTTTTTCTACCCCCCTTAATGCTAGTATCTTTCTTCTGAGATCATCTTTAGTTTATACTATCTCTCATTTGTATGTAGGtcttttgcatattgtctcctccattagaccatgaacttttttttgtatatatttttttatatcctcagtgcttggcacagggcctagtacatagtaggtacttaataaatgcttattgatcgaTCCTTCATTAATAATATAAATGCTCATTGGTTGATTAAAAGATGGCCATTCTGAGACTTCAAAAATATTGCTGCCATTGTCCAAAGAAGCTTTGGAGGAATTCCTTTTAGAGTGAGTTTATGGCAGAAGACTCATCGGTCTACGCCCTAGGAGTCATACCTCATTTGTAAAGGAAGGTTAGCCTTGGCTAGTTTCACTTCCCCTATGCCCATTAGATGAGGTTGGACTGTTTCCATTCCCAAAGGATGCTGGGTTTTTCCATGGAGGAGGTTGAAGAGAAGGTAGCTTTGCGAAGAGAAAAGGGCCACCAATGGCAAGAGCCATGGCAATCTCCCTGGCACAATGACTGCTAATAATAGCTTGCCATCACTCAGCTTTAAGGTCTGTTTCTTCTACTGTTGCAATAGCTGGTTTAGGTTGAAGGAGGCCTGGTGTTTGGTCCCCACTTGTGTATGGTCTGCCCATAGACATTCAGCCCCACAGACATATCCATGCACTGTTGTACTCTCAGGGTGGGGGACAGAACTATAAAATATAACGGGATGCAGAGGGGCGCTTTCAGCACAGGCAGGATTCTTCTTGGCCCGGCCATCGACTCCTAGAGCAGCGCTGCTCATTGTGAGCCAAACACTTTAGTCCTAAGGTCATAAAGCAAGAAGACGTCCGATCCCAGGATGTGGTGCTTGAGGGTAGAAGAGAGATCTCAAGGAGATGCCTAAGGAGAGAGATCAGGAGTCACCGGAGGACTTCCAAGATGGCTTGGCATCCCCAGGCAGTGACGCCCCTATTTCTGCTGAACATTCCCCGACCAGAAGCCGACTGGATGGACAGAGCCCTGTCCACAACAGAACCAGGTTTTGGATTCCCAGACACTGGAGCTGACAGAATAAGGAGACTTCAAAGCTTCATGCTCTTACCTCGCTAGGGACCACTGTCTTATTAAATCTCCCTGGCCCTGAGCTCAGATTTATAAAGTGAATCTCATAAAAGGTTGAGGCTGACTCACAAGTAAGGAAGTAACTGGGTCATTTCTCTGGAAAACAGAGGGTGAGGTTGGGACTGAAGAGCCAACGGAAGGCAAGGAGCTGGGGAGCTAGGGGTGGGGTTTACTCGGGCTGCCAGAGAGCTTCAAGTGCAGCAGGGCTGGAGGAGGGGACCTAGAAGGCCAGGAAGCTGGGCTTGAGGGTCAGGACCAGCAGCAGCAGTCATAGTGAATGGGCAAGAGTTTGGTTCCTTCTGGGGTTTCTTAAGCAGATCAGGGCTGCCTTAGCAGTCACACTGTGCCCAGCTGGCCTCCTTTATCTAGGGTCTTTACTCACTGATGTCTATCTCTCCCTCACTGTCACCTTATCTGTGGGCAAACAGGGGAGCAGGGATAAGAATCTGAAGGCTCCAGGGCCCTTGGATGGCCCCTCCAGGCTTTGATGCTATTGTCCGGTGGGAGGGGGTGAGGGCAGCTGTGAATGGacttggaagggaagggaattggACACAACACCAGATAGTTTTCTTCTAGCCCAGGAGATGAAATCGAAGCTGTGAAAAGTGCCGGAGACAAAGTCTTCTAGTGTTAAATGAAGTGGTCATGAAGACACATCTGTCCCCTCTAAGCCATTTCCAAGGTGTGAGGAGGTACTCTCTGATGGATTGAGAGACGTTCTTGGCTatgtctttcccctttctttgaatccccagagaATAGGTACATTGCTTACCAtacagcaggtgtttaataaatgcttatttatcaATTGAATAGTGTGAAGAAACCATGGGAATAATAACGACATCAGGTTCCTGCAGCGACAGAAGGACGAGTTAACTGGCCATGTGGCGTTCCTACAGGTCTATCCTATTTCTAGTGTACTCTGCTTTTTTACTCATGCTGTATGTATTTGGGAGGAGAATATGCCTTGGATTTGTGTGGGCTCATGGCTCattttttcctgtgttttcttACTAAAGCCATTTTTATCTGGCTTATCTTGCTAcccttctgcttcttcttttgaAGACTCCCTAGACATGGGCAAAATCTAAGATTGAAGTCATTTTCCTGGGTGTACTGAGGTGGGGTTCAATGagtcaatgaaataagagaaccTGACACTTCCCTTTGGAGATCAGGCTCCGCTAGGACTAACCCCCTACCCGTGTATGTGACCTCAGAGCTGAGGGATCCCCATaatggggagaaaaaggggaTAGTGTTTTAGCCTCTTGGACTCGGCACCTATTGTTAGATAAGTATACATGGGACAATGCAAATTGAATGTAAAGTAATTTAGGAGGGAAGACATTACtcggaaggaaggaggggaaggaaaggaggcatCAGGAAAGGTTTTCTGCACTGCATATTGCatgagttgagacttgaaggaacaCAAGATgtcaagaggcagaggtgaggagggagggcatGGGGGCTTGTCACTTGAGAGACAAGTAGATGGATGTTGGAGCATCATGCGTTAAGACCAGCAAGTTAGCCTTGCATGGATGGATTGTAGATATGTGGGTgctatggatagagcaccagccctgaagtcaggaggacctgagttcaaatctgacctcagacacttaacacttcctagctgtgtgaccttgagcaagtcacttaacctcaattgcctcaggggggaaaaggTTATGTGGGTATTGTGAAAAGCCAGAAGTGTCTGACAGAGGAACCTTTTCTCATTAATCGTAGAGATGATGAGGAGACCTGGATTTCATTCAGCACAGGAACCGAATCATTGAGTTCAGTCTTTAGAAAATCCTTTGGCTGTTTTGTGGAGAGTGAAATGAGAGGTGAGGAGCCCAATTAAGAAGCTACTATGGTAGACAGaggagaggtgatgagggcctaaaTGGGGGTGGTGGCTGTGCCAGTGGAGAGAATGGGACAAGATAATACAAAGAATATTGTGAGGAAAGACACTAGGATTTTGCAATTGGTTTTATATGTTGGTCCGATGCTGTCTCTGATGCTATGATGATTTTTACCTATAGGATGCTGGACAAATAATTTagtttctctgtgcctcagttttctcatctggaaaatgaaggggatTGGACTCAatacctctaagattccttctaggtGGTGATGAGGACCCATGATCCTGGGAAAAATTTGTTGATATAAATCCCCAATGGTGGATTTCTGGGTTGGAGGAAAAGGGGGATTTGGTCTCCTTTCAAGTCAGCCTCTGAGGAACATCCAACCCATGGGCTAAAGCTGATTGTTGCCCTTGCCTCTGCCCTTGCCTCTGCAAAGCAGCTCCTCTGGCTGGACTGTAGCAGGACACTCCCTCACTGAGGGCAGGATCACAGGGCCTTACCCACCAATTCCTAGTATCATTTTGTGACAGCGTAGGCAGGAAAGTGTCGATATGTTGGAATGAGagcttcttccctccctctaaaTCTGGGGGTCTGCCTTGGTGAGAAGGGGCAAAGACCCCAGAACCTGCAGGTTCTGTGCTGTGTATGTTCTAATAGGTGCTAGATAACTAGTATAGCCCTGGAAGATGTGTGGGTCTACTGCCATGACCCCTCATGCATTCATTCCTATTTCAACAAATATGAATTCCATATAGAAAAATATGTTAACTCCCTCTTAAGAGGTTAactcactccaggcctttcttctGGGGTCCTCCTGAACATGTCAGCCCTGGCATGGATCCAGCAAAAACACCTCTCTCATCTCCCTGGTGCAGCTCCTCCTTTGGATCATGTGTCTATCTCTCGGTGTATGGGGGCATATACAGTATAGAGATGTACAGGTGCACATATGTACCcatgtgcacatatatagatCCATGGTATTgcctatatgcacatatatagatatattgtatcacccacatgtatatgtgtgtgtgtatatatatctatagctaCACTGCATCAaccatatacattatatatagatatagatacattgCATCAACCATGAGATAGATACAAAATATCACCcatgtgcacatatatagatACAGTGCATCAACCACATGGGCATACACAGATACATTGTATCAACCACACAGGCATATATAGACAGTGTATCAACCACAAGAATGCACATAGATACATTGTATCAACCATGGGAGCATATGTGGATACATTGTATCAATCCCATGGACATACATAGATGCATTGTATCAACCACAAgagcatatatatacacacacatacattgtatcaaCCACGCGGGCATATATAGATACATTGTATTAATCACATGGGTGCATATATAGATACATTGTATCAACCATGTGCACATGTATAGATGCATGGTATTGAACATGTGCACATAGATAGATTGTATCGACCACATACAAGATAGATTGTATCGACCACATACACGTATATAGATACACAGCCTCACCtatgtgcacatatatagatacacagtATCAcccacatacatgtatatagatacatagtaCTACCCATAGGCACATGTTTATATCACCCATATGCATGTTTATAGATCCACAGCGTAGCTTTCAACTGTTATGAGTTCTGAATGACAATAGATGGGCCTGCAGCCTCCCTCCAATCACATGAGACCTTACTTCCAGATGATGTTATGGGAGTCTTCTTGGTCTTTATCAGTGAGAGGGAAGGTCTTGTTTTAGTGTGTGGAGGGCACAGGTAAGTGTTGGAAGCTTGACTGTCAGACCAGAGTGTGAGCTGTTACCTTGAATCGATGGGAAGGGGCACACACAAGGGAATGATCCAattctctttaataaataaaCAGATCAGCAGCATCTACTTGTAGGGAACATCCAGTAACCTAAACCTGTCACCCCAAAGTCTATATCCTGGGTCCCCACCCTTTCTCCTGTTGTTCCAGAGAAAGGAGTGGTTTTAAATGAGatcatagaaggaaaaaaattggggacAAATATGGTGGTTatagaaacataagaaaaattgagCCAATCTCTGACATCATTCTTTCACCTAATAATAAAGCAACGATGCCAGTTTTCAGAGCTGTAAAACAGCTGTTTtctgtaaaacagaaaaagacttTCTCATAAATTCACCTAAGACATTCTGTGATGTCTTTGGAAACTCTAAAAATCTGTTGTTTAAAAGGCCAGGAAGAAAGTGATGATGTTTCTGGTGTCCATCATCTGCTCTTGACAGACCATATCTGGTGGACTGTGGTCATCTCTGGGACCCCATTGTCAGAAGGGCCTTGAGATAAGCTACAGAGCAGCCAGAGGAGGGAGACCTGAGTAAAGAAATTAGGGAGGATGAATCTGGAGAAGAAACAAAGAGGAGACATGACTGTGACCGTCACCAGGACAGGTACTTTAAGAGTAGGAAAGCATAAATGGCACATTTCTAAAGGGGGAGAGAGTGAATCCTGCTTCCCAGAGCCCTTATTTAAGTGTGAATGCCAGCCTTGGCAATATTCTTGAATGGATATAACGAAGTGAACAaccaagaaagaaacagaaattgttAACAGACAGCATGGCTTAGTGAAGCATCATCCATGCCAAAAacaatcttattattattatttttttaacaggATAACTAGACAGGTAGTTCATGGCAACGCTGCAGATATGGGGAACCTAAGTTTGAGCAAAGCATTTGACAGTCTTCCATGCTTATTCTTATGGACATAATGAAGGGTTTTGAGCAAGGTATCAGATAATTGGATTCAAGACTGCTTGAATGGCCAGACCCAAGAGGTCATTGTTAACCTCAGCATTGTTACTTGGATGGAGCTCTCTAGTGGAACCTCAGTCACTGTCTCCATGCCATTTAATGTGTTTATCAGTGACTTGGGTTAAGCAATCATTAGTccaaaaatggtttttaatttctttgacctGAGATTCATGGGCCTCATATTTGGCAGGCTGCCTCTCTCTGGTCCCATCTCTTTCTGCTGCCATTTTCTGGAAATTCCCATGCCCTGTGGGACCATAGGCCTTGCCAGTGAATCCCTAGCATCTGTCTGTTgcaacagagagagaaaaatgattgCTGGGTCAGAGTGAGAGCTTAAGTCACTCTGCCAAAAGTCAGTGAATTGCCTAGGTGTGGGTTAAAGGCTCCAGGCATCCCACCCATGGACTGGAAGTGATAAGAACTTAGCTGCACCTGGATAGGTCAAGTCCAGGGGCAGCCTTTAAAAGGATCATCcgtttttcctttctccttcctgggATCTTAAAACCACCATATCTGATaacttccccctctcccttaGATTCATACTAGTTTGTATCCTTCCCCTACTCCCACCATCGTGGGGTTTCACATATTCAAAGCACCATCCAGGGAACAATTAGTCCTTTTTGCCCCCCTTCCCAGATTAGGTAACGTTGTATTGTGGGTAGGGAGTCAGAAAAACATGATAAATGCTCTTGACTCTACTTAGTGAGTGGCTAGATTGGGAGAATCACctaagtaagcacttaatggaTGCTTATTGACTATTGGTAGGCtttcagaacctcagtttcctttaagaCTAGGTGGCCTTACAGGTCAATTTCAGCTTTAAAGTTCCAATGCCAAGTTCAAGAGCATGTGAAAGGGAGGTCTCTTCAGAGATGGGCTAAGCCAGGGCCCCAAAGGCAGTGGTCATCTcagtcctttctcttccttcaccttTGAATCTTTGTACATTAGACTGGTCATCACAGTGGCTCCAGGACCTGCCAACCATCACCATCTTGATGAGATTGTTCTTGCTCCATCTTTGGTGGCAAGATTTCTTCATGTGTCCTCTAAATTTTGTGAACCTCTAATATAAAAATCCCATCCACTGACTCCTTGCAGCAGCTGTAGTCTAACTTGGGAGggaagaatacagagagggtACATCTATGATGTGCTTATCTACACACGACAGAAACAGCACAGCTGCTCAGcctgagggaagggaaggattgTGGGGAGAAACACTGGTCTTCTGAATTAGGATCCACGGAGTGAGATACCCTGGACAATGCCTCATGGCAGGGATGAGGGGGAGGGCAGAGACACCTTGGGATCCAGAGGGGTAGCTGCCAGGAACTCACTTGGAAGTGGGACTGTGCTGGAGGAGACCACTGGGGGTGATTGCCTGAGGAGAGTGATTCCTGCTAGCTAGGAACTCACTTGATGAAGGAGTTTAAAAGCATTTAGCAACGTCTACATCACAACCATGAGCTTTCAGGTACCTGATCCCATTGAGGAACACATTTGGATTCCCCTGAAGGGGATCGGGAAATCTCATCTTCCCTCTACCTAGCCAAGGGGCAGGAGGGTTGTATTGAATTATAGCCTCTACATGCAATAAACCAATCTAGGCTCTGGCTACTCCAAGAAAGACAGGAGGAGAGACCCATCCCAGAAAGAAAGATTCTGGGAACCAAGTTAGAGTAGCATCCTATCTCACTGGCAGGGGCAAGGGATCTGGGCCAAGGGAAATGAAGCGCTTGTCCTGAGGGGCACCCGGGGGCCGAGGCCTATATCTCCACAGGCCCAGTGTCCAgcatctctcctccctcccccagctctTCCTCATCACCTAGAGCCCTCAGCAGAACGGCCTTAAGGGGCTCCCGGAACCTGCGCTGCCTGAGGCTGCCCACGCAGAAGTAGATTGGTGGCTTGGCTGAGCTATTGACACAGGCCAGGAGAATCCCCAGGCAATAATAGTGGGGAGGGATGGTCAGCCAGTTGAGGGAGAGCCTGTAGATGCCAAAGGGAAGGCCACAAAAGAGGAACGTGAGCACCGTGAAGAGAATAATCAGGTAGAATTTCTGGGGCCAGCGGTGCTGGGAGCCACACTCCACCCGGACCAGGAGGATCAGACTGGACACACACATTGTGAACAAGAGGAGGAAGAGCAAGCCCACTCGAGCCAAGCCGACGTGGCTGCATACCATCCCCCCGTTGCCCCCCGAGAGCTCCCCACAGGTCCCATAAGACAGGAAGTGCAGCAAGAGGCAGAGGGCCCAGAGAAGCGCACACACGATGGCCGACGTGTGCGGGGGCCGGCGGCGCCGGTAGCACGCGGGCCAGAGCGTGGCGGCGCACTGCTCCATGCTGATGGCCCCCAGGAGGCTCAGGCCCACTGTGTAGAAGAAGAACCTCAGGGCCAGGAGGCTGTCGGAGATATAACCGGGGAAGGCGAAGAAAATGTCTAGAGTTTCGGGAACGACCATCACCAGGTGGCAACAAAGGAAGAGGAAGTCGGCACTGGCCAAGTCGAGGAGGTAGATGGAGAAGTTGTTCCGATGGATGCGGCTGCTCAGGAGCCACAGAACGATGCCGTTCCCGGCCAGCCCGGCCAGCCCCACGGCCTCTGTCAGCACGAGGATGATGATGCGGAAGACGAGCCCTTCGTCCTTGCTCCTGCTTATGTTGAGATGCCCCATGCCCTTCGACAAGTTAGCCTGACCAGGATCCCAGGCTGAGAACTCTCCGGTGCCTGTCTCTGCACTCAGGAATCCTCTGTGGGACTCTGCTGCCACCCAGTGTCCCTGAAACACAAGGATAAAGTGGTGATGCACCAGGAACtctgggagtgggggtgggggggctggGCTGGACTTCACAGGCCCTCTGACCTCAAACTCTCAGTGACACTCAGGGGAGACAAGACAGGTAGAGGTCAGAGTCATGGGCCATAGGAAGCAAGAAGCCTTTTCCTAAGGAAGGACTCCATCCCATCTATGATGTAATTGTTGAAATGATCACTCCTCTCACATTTTAAGGCAGCGGGGGATGAGAGCTGGTCACTGGGAGCTACGGCTAATTGCAGAAGGCTGGAGAGACTCAGCTCTCCTTAGAAGTTAATGCATGGAAAAGCTGAAAGTGCTTTTAATGAGCAGCCCGGAGAAGCTTCTCAGCTGGGAACTGGGACTTTGGGGCACCATTTCTCAAAGAGAGACGCATTCTGCTTTCCTGGGATGCAGATTGCTACTAAAGTTCGGAATCATTGGGCAAGAGTTGTTAGAACCAATGTTAGAACCAATTGGGTGCTGGCTCTTAGAGGAAAACTGCAATAATTGTCTGGTATTCTTTAGGGGGTTAGGAAGGGGTGGCCTCTGAAAAGGCTATTTGCCCATGCTagccttttctctccttttcaattTCCTAATAAGTATGAGATTTTTGGTAGGTGGGGATGGTCTTTTtgggggtagagggaggaaagaggctTTTATTACTTGACCTTCAGGG of the Sarcophilus harrisii chromosome 6, mSarHar1.11, whole genome shotgun sequence genome contains:
- the LOC100919628 gene encoding mas-related G-protein coupled receptor member E isoform X1 — translated: MPEAANNCPGAALIPWLAGRGRRRLQLELPGVGRQFKAPCTQEGESVREEEGSGVRAPEEKAGGGRVGEGHLHPPPPRWMESKTELGAARSHWADRRGSLGSLTAQGGHWVAAESHRGFLSAETGTGEFSAWDPGQANLSKGMGHLNISRSKDEGLVFRIIILVLTEAVGLAGLAGNGIVLWLLSSRIHRNNFSIYLLDLASADFLFLCCHLVMVVPETLDIFFAFPGYISDSLLALRFFFYTVGLSLLGAISMEQCAATLWPACYRRRRPPHTSAIVCALLWALCLLLHFLSYGTCGELSGGNGGMVCSHVGLARVGLLFLLLFTMCVSSLILLVRVECGSQHRWPQKFYLIILFTVLTFLFCGLPFGIYRLSLNWLTIPPHYYCLGILLACVNSSAKPPIYFCVGSLRQRRFREPLKAVLLRALGDEEELGEGGEMLDTGPVEI
- the LOC100919628 gene encoding mas-related G-protein coupled receptor member E isoform X2 — protein: MGHLNISRSKDEGLVFRIIILVLTEAVGLAGLAGNGIVLWLLSSRIHRNNFSIYLLDLASADFLFLCCHLVMVVPETLDIFFAFPGYISDSLLALRFFFYTVGLSLLGAISMEQCAATLWPACYRRRRPPHTSAIVCALLWALCLLLHFLSYGTCGELSGGNGGMVCSHVGLARVGLLFLLLFTMCVSSLILLVRVECGSQHRWPQKFYLIILFTVLTFLFCGLPFGIYRLSLNWLTIPPHYYCLGILLACVNSSAKPPIYFCVGSLRQRRFREPLKAVLLRALGDEEELGEGGEMLDTGPVEI